A single window of Oenanthe melanoleuca isolate GR-GAL-2019-014 unplaced genomic scaffold, OMel1.0 S001, whole genome shotgun sequence DNA harbors:
- the LOC130266194 gene encoding nicotinate-nucleotide pyrophosphorylase [carboxylating]-like has product MILGVRQAGGFTRRLGVECSSADEALAAAGAGAGADIVLLDNLAPQELHAAAAQVKAAHPGVTVEASGGIVLGTLPEFLGPHIDVVSMGCLTHSAPALEFAL; this is encoded by the exons ATGATTTTGGGGGTGCGCCAGGCCGGGGGCTTCACCCGCCGGTTGGGGGTCGAGTGCTCGAGTGCAGACGAGGCGCTGgcggctgctggggctggggctggggctgacatCGTCCTGCTGGACAACCTGGccccccag gagctgcacgCGGCAGCGGCGCAGGTCAAGGCTGCTCATCCCGGAGTGACGGTGGAGGCCAGCGGGGGCATCGTTTTGGGGACCCTCCCTGAGTTTCTGGGGCCCCACATCGACGTGGTGTCCATGGGGTGTCTGACCCACAGCGCCCCCGCCCTGGAGTTTGCGCTGTGA